A single Phragmites australis chromosome 4, lpPhrAust1.1, whole genome shotgun sequence DNA region contains:
- the LOC133916968 gene encoding glutathione S-transferase F10-like has translation MAAGLQVFGQPASTDVARVLTCLFEKNLEFELVRIDTFKTHHKLPEFIRLRDPNGQVTFKHGDKTLVESRDICRYLCNQFPNDGNKNLYGAGALERASIEQWLQAEAQNFGPPSSALVFQLAFVPHLSHLSIRQDDAVISENEDKLKQVLDVYDEILSKNEFLAGDEFTLADLSHLPNSHYIVNTERGRKLFTNKKNVAKWYDKISRRKTWEQVVKMQAEHPGAFE, from the exons ATGGCAGCAGGCCTGCAAGTGTTTGGCCAGCCGGCATCTACTGATGTTGCCAGGGTTCTGACATGCCTCTTTGAGAAGAATTTGGAATTTGAGCTCGTCCGCATCGACACATTTAAGACACATCACAAGCTTCCTGAGTTCATTAGGCTGCGG GATCCAAACGGGCAAGTTACCTTCAAGCATGGTGACAAAACTCTCGTTG AATCAAGGGATATATGCCGGTACCTCTGTAACCAGTTTCCAAATGATGGAAACAAGAACCTTTATGGAGCTGGGGCTCTAGAGCGGGCATCAATAGAACAATGGCttcaagcagaagctcaaaaCTTCGGCCCTCCCAGCTCTGCACTTGTCTTTCAACTGGCATTTGTTCCTCATCTCAGTCATCTGAGCATTCGTCAAGACGATGCTGTTATTTCTGAAAATGAGGATAAACTTAAGCAGGTCCTTGATGTTTATGATGAAATACTCTCAAAGAATGAATTCCTGGCTGGCGATGAGTTCACCCTGGCTGACCTTTCTCACCTTCCAAACTCACATTATATCGTGAATACTGAGAGAGGAAGGAAGCTCTTCACTAACAAGAAGAATGTGGCAAAGTGGTACGACAAAATCTCGAGGCGCAAGACATGGGAGCAGGTAGTCAAGATGCAGGCCGAGCATCCCGGTGCATTCGAGTAA
- the LOC133916971 gene encoding glutathione S-transferase F8, chloroplastic-like encodes MAAGLQVFGQPASTDVARVLTCLFEKNLEFELVRIDTFKKSYKLPEFIKLRDPTGQVTFKHGDKTIVDSRAICRYLCTHFPDDGNKTLYGTGSLERASIEQWLQAEAQSFDAPSSELVFQLAFAPHLKDVHPDERRIEENEKKLQNMLGVYDEILSKNNFLAGDEFTLADLSHLPNSHYIVSSSDRGRKLFTSKKHVAKWFEAISSRDSWKQVIKMQREHPGTFE; translated from the exons ATGGCGGCAGGGCTGCAGGTGTTCGGACAGCCGGCGTCCACCGACGTCGCGAGGGTCCTGACCTGCCTCTTCGAGAAGAACCTTGAGTTTGAGCTCGTCCGCATCGACACGTTCAAGAAGTCGTACAAGCTCCCTGAGTTCATCAAACTACGT GATCCTACCGGGCAGGTAACTTTCAAGCATGGTGACAAAACCATTGTCG ATTCAAGGGCGATATGCCGTTACCTGTGCACCCATTTCCCAGACGACGGCAACAAGACGCTCTACGGCACGGGCTCCCTGGAGCGGGCGTCGATAGAACAGTGGCTCCAGGCCGAAGCCCAGAGCTTCGACGCTCCTAGCTCCGAGCTCGTCTTCCAGCTCGCGTTCGCGCCCCACCTGAAGGACGTCCACCCCGATGAGCGCCGCATCGAGGAGAACGAGAAGAAGCTCCAGAACATGCTCGGCGTCTACGACGAGATCCTGTCCAAGAACAATTTCCTGGCCGGCGACGAGTTCACCCTGGCCGACCTCTCCCACCTGCCCAACTCGCACTACATCGTCAGCTCCTCCGACAGGGGCAGGAAGCTGTTCACCTCCAAGAAGCATGTGGCCAAGTGGTTCGAGGCCATCTCGAGCCGCGACTCGTGGAAGCAGGTGATAAAGATGCAGAGGGAGCACCCTGGCACGTTCGAGTGA
- the LOC133914891 gene encoding glutathione S-transferase F11-like, whose translation MGGGRCTSLLSRFTPCEARHFALPSLADIYKDHPSSPSSAHTHTCLLLVHLLGSEFSPPLKMASVKVFGSPTSAEVARVLMCLFEKEVEFQLIRVDAYRGPKRMPQYLKLQPHGEALTFEDDNLTLSESRGILRHISHKYAKQGDPYLIGTGALERASIEQWLQTEAQSFDVPSTEMVYSLAFLPPSLPKQNDNGNGNGNGEDVTVANASTKRVVAGPEGAYQVSAHKEEEMLKLFEQRKKDLEKLLDIYEQRLEEAQFLAGDNFTIADLSHLPNADRLVSDPRSRRMFESRKNVSRWWCDISNRKTWQYVKSLQHPPSANTNVNAKSDQQPRLPSAEENGRKKQNQYQH comes from the exons ATGGGAGGTGGGAGGTGTACATCCTTACTATCCAG ATTTACCCCTTGCGAAGCAAGGCATTTTGCACTCCCCAGTTTGGCTGATATATATAAAGACCACCCAAGCAGTCCAAGcagcgcacacacacacacttgcCTCCTTCTAGTTCACTTACTAGGTTCTGAGTTCTCGCCCCCACTGAAAATGGCGAGCGTGAAGGTTTTCGGGTCACCCACCTCGGCGGAGGTCGCACGCGTGCTCATGTGCCTCTTCGAGAAGGAGGTCGAGTTCCAGCTCATCCGCGTCGACGCGTACCGCGGCCCCAAGCGCATGCCCCAGTACCTCAAGCTCCAG CCGCACGGCGAGGCGCTCACCTTTGAGGATGACAACCTTACCCTCTCCG AGTCGCGGGGGATCCTTCGCCATATCTCGCACAAGTACGCGAAGCAGGGCGACCCGTACCTGATCGGCACGGGCGCGCTGGAGCGCGCATCCATCGAGCAGTGGCTGCAGACGGAGGCGCAGAGCTTCGACGTGCCCAGCACCGAGATGGTCTACAGCCTGGCCTTCCTGCCGCCCTCCCTGCCCAAGCAGAACGACAACGGCAACGGCAACGGCAACGGCGAGGACGTCACCGTGGCCAACGCGTCAACCAAGCGCGTGGTGGCCGGGCCGGAGGGGGCGTACCAGGTGAGCGCGcacaaggaggaggagatgctGAAGCTGTTCGAGCAGAGGAAGAAGGACCTGGAGAAGCTCCTGGACATCTACGAGCAGCGCCTGGAGGAGGCCCAGTTCCTGGCCGGCGATAACTTCACCATCGCCGACCTGTCGCACCTGCCCAACGCCGACCGCCTCGTCTCCGACCCCCGTTCCCGCCGCATGTTCGAGTCGCGCAAGAATGTCAGCAGGTGGTGGTGCGACATCTCCAACCGTAAGACGTGGCAATACGTGAAGAGCCTGCAGCACCCGCCGTCCGCCAACACCAACGTCAATGCCAAGAGCGACCAGCAGCCGCGCCTGCCGTCCGCTGAGGAGAACGGCAGGAAGAAACAGAACCAGTACCAGCACTAG
- the LOC133914892 gene encoding uncharacterized protein LOC133914892, producing MARARGLCCLVSPIRGKPSDVNTRRSSAACICCIGPHHKPSEAGGSLGPSADHLSVRSPLISCCGSGGDVRGRSNARTPRTPRTPCTPTARRLCGVRSRTPRRGQVCCFPAPPAAAAAASVGAAAAARTPRNPTTPLGRTQRVCCVRVPAEGNAKLGRRRRWFRSAQQSVAQTPRFPGAGRDSARGGNNGVKVYDARLAEVEEAAAATEEETCSNDEYALLCREGFSREDVAAVTIQAYFRGHLARRAFKALKSMVRLQAVARGAYVRRQAEVATHCMQAMVRLQVRVRARQTLTTKPKDLRS from the exons ATGGCGAGAGCAAGGGGCTTGTGCTGCCTCGTGTCACCGATCCGCGGCAAGCCATCCGACGTGAACACCCGCCGCAGCAGCGCCGCGTGCATATGCTGCATCGGCCCTCACCACAAGCCATCCGAGGCCGGCGGCAGCCTCGGTCCCAGCGCTGACCACCTGAGCGTGAGATCACCTCTCATCAGCTGCTGCGGCAGCGGAGGAGACGTCCGAGGCCGAAGCAACGCGCGTACGCCGCGCACACCCAGAACGCCTTGCACGCCCACTGCCAGGCGCCTCTGCGGCGTCCGCTCCCGCACCCCGCGCCGCGGCCAGGTCTGCTGCTTCCCTGCGCCGCctgctgcggctgcggctgcttCGGTGGGAGCGGCCGCTGCTGCAAGAACGCCGCGAAACCCTACCACACCTCTCGGGCGGACGCAGCGCGTGTGCTGCGTCCGCGTCCCCGCGGAAGGCAACGCGAAGCTGGGCAGGCGGCGCCGTTGGTTCCGCTCCGCCCAACAGTCGGTGGCGCAGACACCGCGCTTTCCGGGCGCCGGCCGCGACAGCGCCCGCGGTGGCAACAACGGCGTCAAGGTCTACGACGCGCGTCTcgcggaggtggaggaggcggcggcggcgacagagGAGGAGACGTGCTCCAACGACGAGTACGCGCTGCTCTGCAGGGAGGGCTTCTCCCGGGAGGACGTGGCCGCGGTCACCATCCAGGCCTACTTCAGAGGCCACCTG GCGCGGCGGGCGTTCAAGGCGCTGAAGAGCATGGTGAGGCTTCAGGCGGTGGCACGGGGCGCGTACGTGCGGCGGCAGGCGGAGGTGGCGACCCACTGCATGCAGGCGATGGTGCGGCTGCAAGTGCGCGTGCGCGCCAGGCAGACGCTCACCACCAAGCCCAAGGACTTGCGGAGCTGA